The nucleotide sequence CTGTGTTCCTCGCAAGCGGTACTACCTGGGCTTCATCAACGCGGCTGATCCGCAAATAAGCGGCAAGCAAGCGCTAACGCGTTAAGTTCGGCAACGGCTCCTTTCGTTGTTACTGCCTCTCGGACCGAGCTACACATGGGCAGTACAGCAAAGCAACCACGTCAGACTCTAGCGTATCCGCTGTGCTTGAACCAGCTGCAACAGCAGATAAGGTAAAGAAAGCTCTCAAAAGGTGACAATCTTAGATTAGGCGTGAGGCAGACAGAGATTGCTTTGTTCATGTATGTACCTGCGAGTACATTTTagtcattttaataattttgtacgtcTGATCTGCACTCGAGGTTAGATTAAACACTGCGCCTCACTGCACATGAGCGAACGTGACTTGCATTTACGTCTCAGATCGGGTAGGCAGGTTCCTAAATTATCCTTGCCCACAAGTCACGCCAACAAGAGGCTTACAAAATCAAGAAATATGACGTTTCCAAGAATACCAATCAAGTCACAAAATACAAATGAAGACAACGAGACCCTGGTCACCACATCGAGCGAAAGCCTGCGCATTCAGACTCCTCCAGACACAGCGATGGCAAACACAGATCAACCTGCAAACACATCAGGGTTAACAACCTTCGCTCCCATAGACTCTACCGACTCGTCAGCAGGGTCCAGCCAAGATTATAATGGACTTCTAAACGCCTTCGCTGTTGGCACAGTCCAGCAATGAGGTGCTTCAGGGCCCAACTTCAACTCATAGACATAATAAGTATAGACCGCGGATGAGATAGGAGGAAAGTGGCTCccggtgcgagagagagagactgctcTAACGAGAGCAGTCCGTCTCTTTCTAATGGGCGGAGCAACGCTTGCACATGCGCAGCAAACTGAGCGGATCGAGACAGCGAGTCGCGAAACCGACAacgcgaatatttttttatttaattaaacaaagTTGTTTTTTTATCATCGGAGTATGACAAATTCACTCCATACTATACAATAAACAAGTAGATGGACTtgcgaataaataaaaacgtaaatattAACGCACCGAACCGTAGATAAGTTtactaacttttttttaataattgcatgttgatattaataacaaaaaagttaaattatatacacCCCTTATGACGAAAAATACTATTTAAATTTGTGATAAATCTATTGATATACAATATAAATATGCGACTCTTCTACCGAACGCTTATACGCTTAGACCCTTAGAAATAGAAGTAGAATCACTATTAAGCTAATTTAAAACCTAGtttattatacataaacaaactTAAACACAACAAACATTCAAACATAAGCCTAAACTACTGCGATTAAGCCCTTCTGGTCCCGATGATCATATGCGACTTTCGCGTTCTCTCTCCCAAGAGCTTCGGTGGCTGTGAGCGTTAAGGCGCGTGTCTACTCGTTTTgccgcgccgagatttttcattttataactatataaattaataaactatgacagtaaaaatgtaatattctATTcataatatagtatatatagtcGTAGTCTGATAATCTTCAAAATTTAGCATTAGTTTTTGGCgtgtttcaataaataaaattgaagatTAATATTTAAGGTGAAAACGtgccattttttatttatataactaTAATATTAGTTTGTAACTGTTCAATGAATGTATTTCGGGAAATTTAGCATGCTAGTGATGTGATTGCCACGAAGAATGTAGGACATGTGAAAactagaattattatttaaaaagttccATACGAGTGGTGGTAGTGGGGGTGTGCAGGTAAGTGCAAGTTTTTTCTCTTAGACAGGCAATAACAAAAGACAAATCATTTCGCTAGGATAACGTGCTCGATATCAGTTCAGTGTTTTGTGAAATTACAATCGCCTTCGTGTTTTTTGTTAGTTTGCGTAATTGATCATTATTATGGTGCGTATTTGTTGTGTTTGTGGTGTTCAGCAGATGAAGCTAGATGAAAATAGATCGTTTCATGCGTAAGTGAATATTTTGTGTGCGCTACTTAAATTAGCTGAGACAGAAATAAATGAAAGTGTATGTCCTTACAACGGGTAAAAAGGTACATTAAACGTTTCTCTAATTATATAGGTTTCCAACATCGGAAGAAAGAAAGGGATTGTGGTTGCAAGCTATTGGCAAAGATTCAGTAGCAAAGTCAGCGGCAGTATGCAGCGATCATTTTACTGCCCAAGATTTTTTTGATATCCAGACTGAGTTAATATCTCGACGAAAGATAAAAAGGACTGCAGTACCTTCTTGCAATTTGAGCAATACTTGTCCGTGAGTACTTATATCGAAATAATTTCATTGTCATAACGCACACGTATATCTGTTATATTTAATCAGAATGTAACAagaataaaacataaatgaaATCGGTATATTTCTATACTATACGCTAAATTTTATTGCATATATTGCAGAGCAGTATCGATAACAAACAACGGCGAAAATCATAAAGTGAAAAACGTATTGGACAAACCTACTTTGAATACTTCTGACTACGCACTTGATGATTGCGATGATTGTACGATTCGAAGCGACGCGGATCAAGCAGCTTGCACCGAAGATTCGAGGGTTTGTAATAACGAAGACTTGATGACTAGTTCAGAAAGTAGTACTAGCACAAAAAAGGCTGATGAAAACTGCATTAATGTTAAAATTGGAGGAGAAAATCATAATGATCCGAAAAACAGAAAACGGTACGAAAATCAGACGCGTAcatgtaataaatatatatatatatatatatatatatatatatatatatatatatatatatatatatatatatatatatatatatatatatatatatatatatatatatatatatatatatatatatatatatatatatataatatacagacGTGCATGCACATTTATATTGCACGTTACAGTATATCAATATTGATTGTAACTTCATTGTACTTATCATCCTTAAATAATTACAGAAAAGCTGAGTGTGAACCAGAAACCAGTAGCCAAAGAAAAAGATATGgcttaattattaataagaGGTTGTATTTAAGCGAATACGTTTCAGAAATAATCGCTTACATTAGTGGCGCCGTTGTTGAAGtggtgaaaaagaaaatacaatGCGAACTATGCTTGAAAAGTTTAGAGACAGAAGAAACCGAAGAAGTTTTATCGACACTTCAAAGGCGAAAAACCTTTGGCAAATTAATATCCGCATCAAAAGATGTTATAACTATCTGTGAAATAGCTGAAAAAGTTTTTCGTGTTCAAAGCTCCttttatgttaaaaatgtGCTTGAAAAGCTCATTATTTACACAGTGAGTTCGTTACCGATTAATTCGctatttgtaaaatatgaACATGCCTATGATCAAGCGCCTCTATCTGATCATAGAAATCaaatgataaaattgatattgaatcaattttttcaaatacgGCTGCATTAAAAAGCTTCTACAATGCAACAATTCAAAGAGAGAGTGCGAACCAGAAACAATAAATTGACGCTGTTTTACAATCagtaaatatttgttttgtaTATGCTAATATTAtagttatataaataaaaaatggcaCGTTTTCACCTTAAATATTAatcttcaattttatttattaaaacacgCCAAAAACTAATGCTAAATTTTGAAGATTATCAGACTACgactatatatattatattatgaatagaatattacatttttactgtcatagtttattaatttatatagttataaaatgaaaaaaaaattcgatgtCAGTCGGGCTTGAACTCAAAATCTCGGCGCGGCAAAACGAGTAGACACGCGCCTTCACGCTCACAGCCACCGAAGCTCTTGGGAGAGAGAACGCGAAAGTCGCATATGATCATCGGGACCAGAAGGGCTTAATCGCAGTAGTTTAGGCTTATGTTTGAATGTTTGTTGTGTTTAagtttgtttatgtataataaaCTAGGTTTTAAATTAGCTTAATAGTGATTCTACTTCTATTTCTAAGGGTCTAAGCGTATAAGCGTTCAGTAGAAGAGTCGCATATTTATATTGTATATCAATAGATTTATCACAAATTTAAATAGTATTTTTCGTCATAAGGGGgtgtatataatttaacttttttgttattaatattaacatgcaattattaaaaaaaagttattaaacTTATCTACGGTTCGGTGCGTTaatatttacgtttttatttattcgcaAGTCCATCTACTTGTTTATTGTATAGTATGGAGTGAATTTGTCATACTCCGATGATAAAAAAACAActttgtttaattaaataaaaaaatattcgcgtTGTCGGTTTCGCGACTCGCTGTCTCGATCCGCTCAGTTTGCTGCGCATGTGCAAGCGTTGCTCCGCCCATTAGAAAGAGACGGACTGCTCTCGTTAgagcagtctctctctctcgcaccggGAGCCACTTTCCTCCTATCTCATCCGCGGTCTATACTTATACGCAAACTTGCTTCGGAGCGAAACAATGGTCACAAACGATAGACCACTCACTGTCGCAAAACACGCATATGTCTAGCTCAGAGCTAGGTGCCTACAAAAAGCCAAGTTGGCATAATCAAGACAAAACTGCTAATGAGCATCGACAGTTAGCAGAGAAGAAGTCCACAGAAATAAATTCCGAGCAGATCATGGAATCTGTCGAGCACAAAATAAAGAGTGGCATAGAAGAAATGAAGGATTACATGAATAAATGCTTCACCACCTTGTTCGCGCACCAACAAGCCTCATCCGGTGAAGACAAGAGTGTACCCACGACCTCGAGTTCACCTCAGGTCACGACGACAACGAATCTGTCAAACTTCACCACAGCAAACACTACTTGCAGGACACGAGGAGCATGCGGAAGCGCTCCATCGACCGTATTTCCTCCTCAGCAGCCTCACATACCGCCGTACGCACCAGTTCCAGTCCCAGGCACGCAGCCAAACATGGGAGTAGGTTTCCCAACACAGGGAAATACAGGATTTGGTCAACAGCACAACGCATCTGCGGCAGCAAGCACCAGGCACTTGCTATTTTGGTCGTTCTATAAACACGATCCACAAGGCTGGTTTAGGCAACTAGAGGATCTATTCGCAACAAATAACGTTACGGAAGACGAAGTAAGATTCAACTTTGTTGGCAGGTACCTCAGCCCGGACATTCACCACGAGATCCAGTAGTAAATGAATACTCTCATCGGAGGACAAAAGTACCTGCAACTGAAGAAAATTCTCACCGACAAATACGCTGAGACTCCAGAGCAACAGCTGGACAGGCTTTTCAAAGGCCTTGAAATCGGTGGGAAACGACCATCAGATTTTCTCGCAGAGATGATTAGCTTGGCACAAAGCCGAGTACCAAGAGACACAGTCATCCAGCTCTGGAAAAATAGATTGCCACCTCAGATTCGCCTGATGGTATGGAACTATAAGGAAGAATCAGAGCTCATCATGAGCGCAGATATGGCTTATGAGGTGCTTCAACAATCTCACAACATCAGTACCATGAAATTCGGCAACCAGCCGGATTCGTCAATCAGAGACACCATGGAAAGGCTGGACCAGCGCATTGCGGCAATCGAGAAAACGCCGAACACACAACCAGATGATCACTCAAGACCCAAGGGGCGAAACAACTCTCGCAACAACGCGAACAACAAGCGCGGCTCTACACCGAATAGATCTAAGTCCAGGTCACGTACCAACGGCTTATGCTTTTTCCACAATAAGCATGGCAAAGAAGCTCGCAACTGCCAGCCTCCCTGTACCTGGAAACGTGGCCCTGGGCAAGACTACAGGGCGAGAGAACCGGCAGACTCTAAGAAGCCGGAAAACTAAAGCATCCTGCTGTTAAGGAGACTGACAGCCGGTTACCTACCGCACGTCTCCACACAAGAGACATTCTCTCAACCGACCTGTTCTTAATAGACACAGGTGCGGATATCTCGGTGATACCCAAGCCAACCAACTGGCAAGGTAAGCCAATTGACCTCAAGCTCTACGCAGTCAATGGCTCCACCATCAACGTCTACGGCACCGTACTTCGTGAACTTGATGTCGGATTGCCCTACAGACTTACATGGAACTTCACTATCGCAGATGTTCCGTATTCAATCATCGGAGCTGATCTCCTCACACATTATCATTTGCTACCAGacctcaaaaacaaaaggCTGACTTTCATTTCTGGCACCAAGCCACAAATACGCCAATATAATCAACAATTTCCCAAAAGTTTTTGGTCCTGATCAATTTAGATCGACCAAGAAACGTGGCGTATTTCACCATATCTTAACGACGGGACCTCCCAGCGCACAACGAGCACGGCGTCTCAAgccaagaaaagaaaagaaaaaaaagaaagtctCAAGAAAAGCTCAAGATAGCGAAAGCAGAATTTCGCAGGATGGTCGAGCAGGGCATCTGCCGCCCATCAAACAGCAACTGGGCAAGCTCATTGCAAATGGTACCGAAGAAAAACAACAAGGTACGGACGTGCGGCGACTACCGCAAACATAACATTGATACGGTACCCGATCGCTACCCAGTGCCACACATGCACGACTGCATGGCATTTTTACACggcaaaaacattttttcggCTCTGGATCTGCGTCAGGTATATCATCATATACCCGTCGCACCAGAGGACATCCCAAAGACGGCAGTCATTACGCCCTTTGGACTCTACGAGTTCCCAGTCATGACGTTTTGCCTTCGCAACGCGTCACAGACGTTCCAGCGCTACATCAACTCAGCGCTTGGAGATCTCGATTTCGTCTTCGTCTACTTAGACGACATTTTAATCGCTTCAACATCGGAAGAAGAGCACAAGAAGCACCTGGAAACAGTGCTTAGTCGTCTCAACGAGCACGAGCTGCAGGTCAATTTAGAGAAATGCAGTCTCGGCGTCTCAGAGCTCATCTTCCTAGGCCATCTCATCACGCCAAATGGGTTCAAACCAAACCCAGAGAAGGTCAAAGCAATCAACAGCTTTCCTCTGCCGAAGACGATAGAAGAACTTCGCAGATTTTTAGTCAATAGTTACAGGCGACTTCTTGCACACTCAGCAGAAACTCAACGTCACTTGAACCACTATCTCAAAGGTGCCAAGAAAAAAGACAAACGTCCTGTCCCATGGACCAAAGAAGCCGAGGCAGCATTCCAAAAGTGCAAAGACGACCTAGTCAGCCTTTCGTTTACTGCGTTTCCCAGTGAAAATGCAGAGCTGCGTCTCATTTCCGACGCATCTGACACTGCCATGGGAGCAGCCCTCGAGCAGCGCTCGGGTAACTCCTGGCAGCCTGTAGCATTCTTCTCGCAGAAATTTTCACCTGCCCAGATGAAGTATGCCACATACGACAGAGAGCTCACGGTGATCTACGAAGTCATCAGGTACTTCTACCATTACCTTGAAGGTGTCGAGTTCAAGACTTATACAGATCACAAGCCATTGATCTATGGTCTACAACAAAATCACGACAAAATGCCTGCCATTCGCTCACGCAGGCTGTCGTACATCGCCCAGTACAATACGGAGATCTGCTACCTCCCACGAGAGGAGAATGACGTTGTGGACGCACTGTCCCGAATCAACGCTTTCACCTCCCCTACACTCTTCAACTGGAGCGATCCGGAACTTTTTACCGATCCACAGGTAAAAAAAGTTCTCGCGAACATCAGCGCATTCAAGCTACCAATGTTCGACGCAAAGCAACTCAGTCAAGAACAAGGGAATGACGACCAGCTCAAGGGCATTCTTAACGACGCGAGCCATCCGCTAAAGCTTCGCAAGCTCACATGGGGCTCAGATCACGCAGAATTCTACTGCGATATTCACGAAGACGTCATTCGTCCATACATTCCAAAAAAGTTGAGAAAGGAAGTTTTCAACAACTTCCACTCACCGTCGCATCCTGGAGCAAAAGTCACAGCTCGACTCATCCATCAGTAGTACGTGTGGCCTAATATGAGTCGCGACATAGCTGGCTGGTGCAAAACGTGCACAGCCTGTCAACAATCTAAAGTGACAAAACATAACAAGTTTTTGCCAAAACACTTTATTGCTCCAGAAGCTAGATTCGATCACGTCCACTTGGACCTCGTAGGACCTTTTGCCTGCAGTCACGGCTACATACATCTCCTCACCATCATCGATCGCTATACGAGGTGGCCTGAGGCGATCCCAATTGCAGATATAACTGCAGCAACCGTAGCTCGTACATTTTATGACAACTGGATTTATCGCTACGGCGCACCAACAACGATCACCACTGATCAAGGTGCACAGTTCGAATCCAGGCTCTTCAATGAGCTACTGTCAATTCTCGGGATAAACAGGATTCGCACCACTGCGTATCATCCCGCTTCCAACGGCATGGTGGAGCGCCTCCACCGGGACATCAAGACAGCCCTCATGTGCAACGGAGACAATCAAGAATGGGTTCGTCTACTGCCAACAGTCATGCTTGGACTTCGCTCACGCATTCGACTAGACACGGATGCCAGTCCAGCTGACCTGGTTTTTGGCAAGACAATGAGAATTTCCGGAGACTTCTCTCCGTTCACCAACGAAGAACCCAACGTCCGCACGTTCTACAATGAATTCTGCGACGTCATGCAGCAACTGAGACCAGTCTCAGTTAGCCACAAAACGGCAACCAAACCATTCATACATCAAGATATGAAAACTTGCACTCAAGCCTGGATGCAAGAAAAGCCGATCAGACCATTGACACGTCCACACACTGGCCCTCACAAGGTCATCTCTCGCAACATGGAGAATCAGACCTTCAACATAGACATAAATGGAACGCAGAAGACTGTATCTTTACAACGCCTAAAACCTGCGTTCATTCTTCAAGAGGATCCTGACGGCGCTAAGGAAAACACTAGACCTGAACCGATCAAAATTCCCAAATCCACAAAGGACAACAGTGCTCAACGAGCACCAAAGACATCCATACGCACGCAGCTTCCAGCAGACGATATTCAACCTGCACCCCCTTCTCCTCCTATCGTTGATCCTCCGGATCAACCGCTTCCGATTCCTCAACCACCTGCACCCAAACGCGTtagatttgttccggatacCTCAAAATGTAGCAAGAATCAACCTAGTGAACCTGTTCCGTCTGCAGAACCAGGGCCAAAACGCACAAAGTTCGTCCCAAACATATTGAAACGAAAAACGAACGCGAATTCAATCCAGTCCCGTAAACACACACCGAGAAAACTCAACTCCtttgcggggggggggggcagtgCCTAACCAACGTTACATCTCACATAGAATAGTTAGTAATcatacaatttttcttttaagtaTGGACAAATAAGGAGAGTTGAGAGCTCAGCTCAACAGATTCAGAAACAACTCGAGCGACGAGAGAGTTCGTGCAGACTGCTTCAACGCGGATTTGGAGCTGGAGTCTTTTGAAAACTTTCTACGACGAAAGTTAGAACATCGAGACGTTCGCCTGCGCATGGCGAGACATAACTCGCTAGCGGATCACCCGCTTAAACAAGAATAAGTTGCGTGAAGTTTTATCAGCTCTTCGTTTCGAGGACGTAGAAATCAAGTCCCTCAAAAACACCAAGTCGGGCTCTGTAGCTACTTTATTTTGTAAGTCTCTGGCATCATCCTGCAAGATTCAAGTAAAATCATGCAAAAAAGAGCTAATTTTCACAGACCCCAAAGGGAAAGTTTCATACATTAGGATCAGACCTGATCAATTTTCCAGTCAAAACGCACTGCTACCCGCGCAAGCGTcttctaaaaaaatatcagtatTGCCGCAGGCTCTTTGAAGTCTGTTAGACTGCCCTTAAGCAGTAAATCACTTGTTAGAATACCAATCCAAATTCAAGATGGAGTCATCGAGCGCGGGCTCGGTGACTTCACAGTCAgcaattttctataaatgtcATCCTAAAGTGGAAGTAAAAACGGTTATTTGTATAATATGTGAGGAAGCTTTTCATACTAGTGGTTTTGCTAAAATAGATGGGGCAGTAAAAATCAGTGGAGTTCTAGGATTATGTCCGGAACATAGCCAAGTAGACCTAACCTCGAAAGTGAATACAAATGTGCTGAGTAATGAAGCCAAAATAATCATTGCTCAgattaaattaagaaaaagtgataaaataaGTGTGTCAGAAGCTGAAAGTGAGGATGGTGATGAGAATAGTGTATCAATGGACAGTAATTTGAAGCGTGAAAATGCACTATTAAAAGAACTAAATAAAgaactgaaagaaaaaaataagttattgAGAGAATTACTTGATAAGCagaaaagtgaaataaatacctcaaaaaataaaacatatgcTCAAGTAATTTCAAGTACCATGACTAACAACAAGCCAAAACGAATCCCaaaaattatagttaaaaACAAAGATACTAAAGAATATCCTATTGGCAAAATAAatgatgctgttgcacactaTATCATTAAAGATAAGAGCATACAAGCAAAAAACTAATTAAGAAAAAGAGTGAAATAATAGTAGATTGTTTAACAGAAGAAAGTGCAAGCAAAGCATATAATGTTTTGAAGAAAAAGCTTGATGAAAGTTGtgatgttacaaaaaaaacaatagaGAATCCAAAGGTTAAAGTATTTGGAATAGATAATTTTGAAActttatacaataaaaaaattgaagatgacataaatgaaagaaattttagtaaattcAACAAGAAGTGTACAGTATTGCACTCATATGATAACTGCAAAACTCATCTACAGTCAGTCATATTAGAAATCCCTGCTGAACTATATCAACATgtgagagagaataaaaacaGGATTTTCGTGGGTTATCAAAACTGTAAGGTGCATGACTACTGCAACGTTAAGCCATGTTTTAATTGTGGTAGATATGGGCATAATGGCTTTAAGTGCACAAATAATCACACATGTTTAAAATGTGCAGGCAATCATAAGACTACAGATTGTTCcggtaataaattaaattgtcCTAACTGTATCTTCAGcaataataagtataaaacTCAATATAATACTGAGCATATGGCAACAGATAGCCACGCATGTAGTAtcctacaaaataaaataagaaagttcATTGACCTTACTGACTACACGATACAAGCTGTAATACCGAGATATGTCGGTATGGCAGAAAATACTTCAAACAAGGCTATAACCATGCGTGCATCTGGGATGTCTTCTACGTCACTCAACTCAGTTAACACACGTATAACAAATAGACTAAGAAAAAAGGATTAACTAATGGCTCAAGAATTCAATTTTGAAGACATACACAACAAGAACGTGATGCAGAAAACATCAGATCACTCAACAAGAGCATCTCGAAGAAAAAGAACTTAATTCTCTGTGTAAATATAAGGAGTTTAAATGCGAATTACGAAAAATTAGAATCATTTATTGAAAGCTTGGTAGTAAAaccaattattataatatgtacGGAAACATGGATCTTACAACATCCTCAATACTGTCAATTACAAGGCTATAAAAGCTATTACAATAacagtaaaataaataaggcCGATGGAGTCatgttatatttaaaaaagaatatacaggaaaaaactaaaatagaAGTAATTGATAGATTGAGTGTTGTAAGTTCTGATACCTTTCTAGAGTCAGGTGATGCAATCAGGATCTCTGCTATGTACAGGTGCCACGATGTATCGAAATCTGAGTTTAATAATTCAGTAAGAAAATTCCTGGCTAAACAGGTTAacataaaaaatcaatgtatATTTggagattttaatattgatataGGGGAAACTAATCATGACAAAATTGGTTTAGCTGAAAAGACAATCGCTCAAGAAtttctgaataatttttttgaaaatgaatatACTCCATTTTTTAGAGGAATCACAAGACTATCTCAGAACAGTGAGAACGGTACGTGTATAGATAATTGTTTCGCCAAAGTAAGAAATATTGAGTTGGAGTCTTTTAAGTTAAACATACCGTTTAATGATCATTATCCACTCTTTATAAgtattaataaattcaaaatacaaaatgatTACAATCAATCAGCCTGCATTAACTATGGcaagttaataaatattgcaaaaagagTTGAGTGGGACTCATTGTCACAAATAAATGATCCTAACCAAGCTATAAATGAATTAATAAGTATGATTCAAAGCTGTGTTGAAAAAGCAACTgatagaaaatattctaataaaaacaaaaaagattcAGTTCCTAAGAAAAAATGGATTACGAAAGTAATATTAATATCCTGTAAAACTAAAGAGttgttatataatatatggaAAGAATCCAACAAATATGAAGCTGAAAAtggattataaaaattatgaaaaaattttgagtaAGGTAATTAAAGATGCTAAGTataaatacgaaaataatgCCATTAGAAATTGCAGTGGTAATTCAAGGCAGCTTTGGAGCATAATAAATGATAAgttaggaaaaaaaagaagcaaggAGGATCACTTGATAGTATAATAGTTAATGATCAGAAAATTGATGACAAGACTACTATTGCGAACACtatgaataaatattattgtaatGTAGGATTAAATTTAAGCAATCAAATTATTGCAATGAAAAAAAGGCTGGTGGAGTAGATAATATTAGTGCAATAACTATCAAATCTTTATCGAAACATATATCAAAACCGTTAGAGTATATATTTAATCTATGCATACAGAAATCATGGCCTAATGCACTGAAAAAAGCAGatattatacctatatataaatcGGGAGACAATAGTTGTATTAGCAACTATAGACCAATATCGCTAATTTCTAACATTGCCAAAATACTTGAAAAAATCATATACAATAgactttataattttatcatgaAGCACAAAATAATATCTGATAGACAATTCGGCTTTCTAAGACAGAGAGTAACGAAGGATGCTCTCAATTGTCTatcaaatattatatatagaaaTCTAGATAAAAGCAAACCGATTATAACTGCGTTCTTAGATCTGGCTAAAGCCTCGATACggtagattagat is from Nasonia vitripennis strain AsymCx chromosome 1, Nvit_psr_1.1, whole genome shotgun sequence and encodes:
- the LOC116415796 gene encoding uncharacterized protein LOC116415796; the encoded protein is MTSSESSTSTKKADENCINVKIGGENHNDPKNRKRKAECEPETSSQRKRYGLIINKRLYLSEYVSEIIAYISGAVVEVVKKKIQCELCLKSLETEETEEVLSTLQRRKTFGKLISASKDVITICEIAEKVFRVQSSFYVKNVLEKLIIYTVSSLPINSLFVKYEHAYDQAPLSDHRNQMIKLILNQFFQIRLH